One window of Gemmatimonadota bacterium genomic DNA carries:
- a CDS encoding tetratricopeptide repeat protein translates to MKNPANTNVRPAIPALLALLLATPVLAQRISLPLSRERLEQLAAESPNDAAAHYNLGLGWWSEKKYDEAEASFLEATAIEPRFADPEFALAFLPFARDDDLWDAVFDVRDRDEEQQKILEDTDRRYRRAIMLDPLVDKKIMGAVLPKKNAYLAFDEFWSGLYDDWVRGYEDFQLGRYERAYERLSTIRENTMTNRSARSTAGIDTNRDLRGNRRSEDRLNEGILWFHGLAAAHVGDWEPAIEDFEILVERSLRQELVDSLVYAPLNTGDYQFILGVLHKEAGDDPKAIEYFTDALTRDLSLFMAHVHMANIFEAQRRFDRALEERQRAVNANPGDGSLLMELGLTQYRAGQRQEAARSLEQAQEVNPRDARPLYLLGLVRVALGDGDGAYQAFEQFVERAPARLGQQIQDARARLDAMKQ, encoded by the coding sequence ATGAAGAACCCAGCCAACACGAACGTCCGGCCCGCCATCCCGGCCCTACTCGCGCTGCTACTCGCCACCCCCGTCCTGGCTCAACGCATCTCCCTCCCGCTGTCCCGCGAGAGGCTCGAGCAACTGGCGGCGGAGAGCCCCAACGACGCCGCCGCGCACTACAACCTGGGCCTGGGGTGGTGGAGCGAGAAGAAGTACGACGAGGCCGAGGCGTCGTTTCTGGAGGCGACCGCCATCGAGCCGCGCTTCGCGGACCCGGAGTTCGCGCTCGCGTTCCTTCCCTTCGCGCGCGACGACGACCTGTGGGACGCGGTGTTCGACGTGCGGGATCGCGACGAGGAACAGCAGAAGATCCTGGAGGACACCGATCGGCGCTACCGGCGCGCGATCATGCTCGATCCGCTCGTCGACAAGAAGATCATGGGAGCGGTGCTGCCCAAGAAGAACGCGTACTTGGCCTTCGACGAGTTCTGGTCCGGTCTGTACGACGATTGGGTGCGAGGCTACGAGGATTTCCAGTTGGGGCGGTACGAGAGAGCGTACGAGCGACTGTCGACGATTCGGGAGAACACGATGACGAATCGCTCGGCACGGTCGACGGCGGGCATCGATACGAACCGGGACCTGCGTGGAAACAGGCGCAGCGAGGACCGCCTCAACGAGGGCATCCTCTGGTTCCACGGGCTGGCGGCGGCGCACGTGGGCGACTGGGAGCCCGCCATCGAGGATTTCGAGATCCTGGTCGAGCGGTCGCTGCGGCAGGAATTGGTGGACTCGCTGGTGTACGCCCCGCTCAACACCGGCGACTACCAGTTCATCCTCGGCGTGCTGCACAAGGAGGCCGGCGACGACCCGAAGGCCATCGAGTACTTCACCGACGCGCTCACGCGCGACCTGTCGCTGTTCATGGCCCACGTGCACATGGCCAACATCTTCGAGGCGCAGCGCCGGTTCGACCGCGCGCTGGAGGAGCGCCAGCGGGCGGTCAACGCCAACCCGGGAGACGGCAGCCTGCTGATGGAGCTGGGCCTGACGCAGTACCGGGCGGGGCAGCGGCAGGAGGCGGCCCGTAGCCTCGAACAGGCCCAGGAGGTCAATCCCCGGGACGCGCGGCCGCTGTACCTGCTGGGCCTCGTGCGAGTCGCCCTGGGAGACGGCGACGGGGCCTACCAGGCCTTCGAGCAGTTCGTGGAGCGCGCCCCCGCGCGGCTGGGTCAGCAGATCCAGGACGCGCGCGCGCGCCTCGACGCGATGAAGCAGTGA
- a CDS encoding acyl-CoA reductase produces the protein MGSRGLVDAFHLPGLADDPARPWLELDAPGSGTLARAPRLRPVDIAAVCRRLRAAREARLPGGDTQGVIETISAAASILREEALQEDTAAAIAGLSGVSRPMFEHVLTRMAEGWTAEALRGLVAAEFGAEATPARFAPDPTRPGVRRRVVAPELAFHVFAGNVLGVAVTSLIRSLLVGSAVLGKAARREPVLPALFARALGRVDAALAECVAVTWWPGGSTQLESAALDQATLAVVYGGEETVRAVRALAPARVRLVEHGPAISVGLVFRDALSEQGAKAAARSAARATAAFDQRGCTSPVAVLVEDGGAVSPARFTELVADELAGLSDTLPPGPLGPAEAARRRQVLDAAELRSAESGAPALAGSGWGVFLDRELRPEEFCTGRVLQVVPMSSVEDGLRLVGRLAGSVQTAGVAGGPAHVAEALASLGVSRITGLGDMPWPPPAWRHDGGLPLGELVRWIDLEI, from the coding sequence ATGGGCTCGCGCGGACTCGTAGACGCGTTCCACCTGCCGGGGCTGGCCGACGACCCCGCGCGTCCGTGGCTGGAGCTCGACGCCCCTGGCTCGGGGACGCTGGCCCGCGCGCCGCGCCTGCGCCCGGTCGACATCGCGGCCGTGTGCCGGCGACTGCGCGCGGCTCGGGAGGCCAGGCTTCCCGGAGGCGACACCCAGGGTGTGATTGAGACGATTTCGGCCGCCGCGTCCATCCTGCGCGAAGAGGCCCTCCAGGAGGACACCGCGGCGGCTATCGCAGGCTTGTCCGGCGTGTCGCGTCCCATGTTCGAGCACGTTCTGACCCGGATGGCCGAGGGTTGGACCGCGGAAGCGCTGCGCGGCCTCGTGGCCGCCGAGTTCGGCGCCGAGGCGACGCCCGCCCGATTCGCGCCGGACCCGACCAGACCCGGGGTGCGCCGCCGCGTCGTCGCGCCCGAGCTGGCGTTCCACGTGTTCGCGGGAAACGTGCTCGGGGTCGCCGTAACTTCGCTCATCCGGTCCCTGCTGGTGGGCAGCGCTGTCCTGGGCAAGGCCGCCCGCCGCGAGCCCGTTCTGCCGGCGCTGTTCGCCCGAGCCCTGGGGCGCGTGGACGCGGCGCTGGCCGAGTGCGTGGCGGTGACCTGGTGGCCAGGCGGCAGTACCCAGCTGGAGTCCGCCGCGCTGGACCAGGCGACGCTGGCGGTCGTGTACGGTGGGGAAGAGACGGTGCGAGCCGTGCGAGCGCTGGCGCCCGCGCGGGTTCGGCTCGTCGAGCACGGCCCGGCGATATCGGTCGGTTTGGTGTTTCGGGACGCGCTTTCCGAGCAGGGGGCGAAAGCAGCGGCGCGCTCCGCGGCGCGCGCCACCGCCGCCTTCGACCAGCGCGGCTGCACGTCGCCCGTGGCCGTGCTGGTCGAGGATGGGGGCGCCGTCTCGCCGGCGAGGTTCACGGAGCTCGTGGCGGACGAGCTGGCGGGCCTGAGCGACACCCTCCCTCCCGGACCACTGGGCCCCGCAGAAGCAGCCCGCCGTCGCCAGGTCCTCGACGCCGCCGAGCTCCGGAGCGCCGAGAGCGGTGCCCCGGCGCTTGCCGGGTCCGGTTGGGGCGTCTTTCTGGATCGTGAGCTGCGACCCGAGGAGTTCTGCACCGGACGGGTGCTCCAGGTGGTGCCCATGTCCAGCGTAGAGGATGGACTCCGCCTGGTGGGTCGCCTGGCGGGAAGCGTTCAGACCGCGGGAGTAGCCGGCGGACCCGCGCACGTGGCCGAGGCGTTGGCCTCTTTGGGGGTGTCGCGGATTACCGGTTTGGGCGACATGCCGTGGCCGCCCCCGGCCTGGCGCCACGACGGCGGCCTGCCGCTGGGAGAGCTCGTGCGCTGGATCGACCTGGAGATCTAG
- a CDS encoding ATPase, T2SS/T4P/T4SS family, with protein MADSGRAGDGGAQTRVLGQLLLTSGAVSAEELRAALTEQRWTRERLGEVLVRNGTAPEEVARGLARQLRLPYLEGPLQADPDAVGAVDVALALRARVVPLRLDQGRLIVAVDDPLNAGALDDLRFRTGRRVEPAVAAPGTIDAALAALEASATRPPQNAPAHPSETAASTAPRAGVASHPVRALSAPGVISMVERLLAGAWDAGASDVHVEPRADRLLVRARVDGELREIMHFPAAASAAVVSRLKIIAGLDISVKRRPQDGRATASVGARDIELRVSTLPTVEGEKTVLRLLDPAHAGMALGELGLPPPLRVRLDRILLRAHGSLLVTGPTGSGKTTTLYAILGSIDRERRNVVTLEDPIEYRLAGLTQVQVQPRSGLTFASALRAVLRQDPDVVMVGEMRDAETVEVGMAAALTGHLVLSTLHTNDAPSAVSRLVEMGTAPYLVAGGLAGVLAQRLVRRLCRGCRKPRTASADELAELGLPARATDVLDAVGCDACDGRGYRGRTGIFDLVAVDAAVRDAILNREGPDGVRRCARRAGAAGLASHAWQRVREGDTSLAEVAPFLVLLADESGDAGEFGETRQGAGAESPVCRSRRSIGSGARGKM; from the coding sequence GTGGCCGATTCCGGAAGGGCGGGGGATGGGGGTGCGCAGACGCGCGTCCTGGGGCAGCTTCTGCTGACGTCGGGCGCGGTGAGCGCGGAGGAGCTACGCGCCGCGCTGACCGAGCAGCGCTGGACGCGCGAGCGCCTGGGGGAGGTGCTCGTAAGGAACGGCACAGCGCCCGAGGAGGTGGCGCGCGGGCTCGCACGGCAGCTTCGTCTGCCCTACCTGGAGGGTCCGCTGCAGGCCGATCCGGACGCCGTCGGCGCGGTGGACGTGGCGCTGGCGCTACGCGCCCGGGTCGTGCCCCTGCGCCTGGACCAGGGTCGCCTGATTGTCGCGGTGGACGATCCGCTGAACGCCGGCGCGCTGGACGACCTGCGCTTCCGAACCGGCCGCCGCGTGGAGCCCGCGGTCGCGGCTCCCGGGACGATCGACGCGGCGCTGGCCGCCCTGGAGGCCTCGGCCACGAGGCCACCGCAGAATGCCCCCGCCCACCCGTCGGAGACAGCCGCGTCGACCGCGCCGCGCGCCGGCGTGGCCAGCCACCCGGTGCGCGCGTTGTCCGCGCCGGGCGTGATCTCCATGGTCGAACGACTCCTGGCGGGCGCGTGGGACGCCGGCGCGTCCGACGTCCACGTCGAACCACGCGCGGATCGCCTCCTGGTGCGCGCGAGGGTCGATGGGGAGTTGCGCGAGATCATGCACTTTCCGGCGGCCGCGAGCGCCGCCGTTGTGTCCCGCCTGAAGATCATCGCGGGCCTCGACATCTCGGTGAAACGCAGGCCGCAGGACGGCCGCGCCACCGCGAGCGTCGGCGCCCGCGACATCGAGCTGCGTGTTTCGACCCTGCCCACGGTCGAGGGAGAGAAGACCGTCCTGCGGCTGCTGGACCCGGCGCACGCCGGCATGGCCCTTGGGGAGTTGGGGCTTCCGCCTCCGCTGCGGGTGCGCCTGGACCGGATCCTCCTGCGCGCGCACGGGAGCCTGCTGGTGACCGGCCCCACCGGGAGCGGCAAGACCACGACTCTCTATGCCATCCTCGGATCCATCGACCGCGAGCGCCGCAACGTGGTCACCCTCGAGGATCCCATCGAGTACCGGCTGGCGGGGCTGACCCAGGTCCAGGTCCAGCCGCGCTCCGGGCTCACGTTCGCCTCGGCTCTACGGGCTGTGCTGCGACAGGATCCCGACGTGGTCATGGTCGGAGAGATGCGCGACGCCGAGACGGTGGAGGTGGGCATGGCCGCCGCCCTGACCGGCCACCTGGTGCTTTCCACGCTGCACACCAACGATGCGCCGTCGGCGGTGTCACGGCTCGTGGAGATGGGCACCGCGCCCTACCTGGTCGCGGGCGGCCTGGCCGGCGTCCTGGCCCAGCGGCTGGTGCGTCGACTCTGCAGAGGGTGCCGTAAGCCACGGACGGCCAGCGCGGACGAGCTCGCGGAGCTGGGACTGCCCGCGCGGGCCACGGACGTGCTGGACGCGGTGGGCTGCGACGCGTGCGACGGCCGCGGCTACCGCGGCAGGACGGGGATCTTCGACCTGGTCGCCGTGGACGCCGCGGTTCGAGACGCGATCCTGAACCGGGAGGGTCCGGACGGCGTCAGGCGGTGCGCCCGCCGGGCCGGAGCGGCGGGACTGGCCAGTCACGCGTGGCAGAGGGTGCGGGAGGGCGATACTTCGCTCGCCGAAGTCGCTCCGTTTCTGGTTCTCCTGGCCGACGAGTCGGGCGACGCCGGCGAATTCGGGGAGACGCGTCAGGGGGCTGGTGCCGAGTCGCCCGTCTGCCGCAGCAGGCGCTCGATCGGGTCGGGCGCGCGCGGAAAGATGTAG
- a CDS encoding AbrB/MazE/SpoVT family DNA-binding domain-containing protein: protein MALYRTLYYGDVSVGVGGRITIPQDMRDDMALQDGDSLTVRVEESSSGTRQLVMWRAEQREADEPE, encoded by the coding sequence ATGGCCCTGTATCGCACCTTGTACTACGGCGATGTTTCGGTTGGAGTGGGCGGCCGCATCACGATCCCCCAGGACATGCGAGATGACATGGCCCTGCAGGATGGGGATTCGTTGACCGTTCGCGTCGAGGAAAGCTCGTCGGGAACCCGGCAACTGGTGATGTGGCGAGCCGAGCAGCGGGAGGCCGACGAGCCGGAATAG
- a CDS encoding S41 family peptidase, whose amino-acid sequence MTRLLRRATLVVTAAGMAVCTAPLAGQNPAYEELQNFSSVLNHVRLNYVDSVSYRELVRAAIDGVLRSLDPHSYFAERGAWDKRAAFEAGEAAWCGITLERVGEEIVVLSVDPGGPADRSGVRPGDRLLTVADTSVAGLSAVEAEAELIGDEGTKVTLAFERGPRFEPDTLRVSLERKRPNARSVRNVRLLDQRTGYLRLTRFRADAGEELRDAIERLRDNGADRLILDLRGNPGGALNAALDVAGLFLPKRAVVFRMFGRKADTNAEASLDRAGPFQRMALVVLVDASSASASEAVAGALQDHRRAVIVGRRTFGKALAQAPFFLPGGDVVWLTIGRIWTPSGRSLQREYRNRTIEAYREDAGSPDRGRAADEDGAPGEEERGGVAPDLPVERPGAPPAWWSAALEQDLQLAVADSVAQTLPESPESRAEWLTNPDRWGTALLEPFMESARAALGPLPDPESDASSTMATLLAARVAEVRWGEDAGLELRLSTDVDVLAGLEVLSR is encoded by the coding sequence GTGACCCGCCTCCTCAGGCGCGCCACCCTGGTGGTCACGGCGGCCGGCATGGCCGTCTGCACGGCGCCGCTGGCGGGCCAGAACCCCGCCTACGAAGAGCTGCAGAACTTCTCCTCGGTGCTGAACCACGTCCGCCTCAACTACGTGGACTCGGTGAGCTACCGCGAGCTGGTACGGGCGGCGATCGACGGCGTGCTACGCTCGCTGGACCCGCACAGCTACTTCGCCGAGCGCGGCGCGTGGGACAAGCGCGCGGCGTTCGAGGCCGGCGAGGCCGCGTGGTGCGGCATCACGCTCGAGCGGGTAGGCGAAGAGATCGTCGTGCTGTCGGTCGATCCCGGTGGGCCCGCCGACCGCTCGGGCGTGCGCCCGGGTGACAGGCTCCTGACCGTCGCGGACACGTCGGTGGCCGGCCTGAGCGCCGTGGAGGCGGAGGCGGAGCTGATCGGCGACGAGGGCACGAAGGTGACCCTGGCCTTCGAGCGGGGCCCGCGCTTCGAGCCCGACACGCTGCGGGTGAGCCTCGAGCGCAAGCGGCCGAACGCCCGGTCGGTACGCAACGTCCGCCTGCTGGACCAGCGCACCGGCTACCTCCGCTTGACCCGCTTCCGCGCTGACGCGGGTGAGGAGCTGCGGGACGCCATCGAGCGCCTGAGAGATAACGGCGCGGATCGGCTGATCCTGGACCTGCGGGGCAATCCCGGGGGAGCGCTGAACGCAGCGCTCGACGTGGCGGGCCTGTTCCTGCCCAAACGCGCGGTGGTCTTCCGGATGTTCGGCCGCAAGGCGGACACCAACGCCGAGGCCTCCCTCGACCGCGCCGGACCCTTCCAGCGGATGGCGCTCGTGGTCCTGGTGGACGCCTCGTCGGCGAGCGCCTCGGAAGCCGTGGCGGGCGCCCTCCAGGATCACAGACGCGCGGTGATCGTCGGGCGGCGCACCTTCGGCAAGGCGCTGGCGCAGGCGCCGTTCTTTCTGCCGGGCGGGGACGTGGTGTGGCTTACGATCGGCCGGATCTGGACGCCCTCAGGACGAAGCCTGCAGCGGGAGTACCGCAATCGCACCATCGAGGCCTACCGCGAGGACGCGGGCTCACCGGATCGGGGGCGGGCGGCGGACGAGGATGGCGCGCCCGGCGAAGAAGAGCGCGGCGGCGTGGCCCCGGATCTACCCGTGGAGAGGCCCGGAGCGCCGCCCGCCTGGTGGAGCGCGGCGCTGGAGCAGGACCTTCAGCTCGCGGTCGCGGACAGCGTGGCGCAAACCCTCCCGGAGTCGCCGGAGAGCCGGGCGGAATGGCTGACCAACCCCGACCGCTGGGGGACGGCGTTGCTCGAGCCCTTCATGGAGTCGGCGCGGGCGGCGTTGGGGCCGCTCCCGGACCCCGAGTCGGACGCGTCCTCCACCATGGCGACCCTGCTCGCGGCGAGGGTCGCGGAGGTTCGCTGGGGCGAGGACGCCGGCCTGGAGCTGAGGCTGTCCACCGACGTCGACGTCCTGGCCGGGCTGGAGGTGCTCAGCCGCTGA
- a CDS encoding DUF255 domain-containing protein: MTSDGIESPRETAVAPLAVVPWRGWGEAAFAEAARDSRPIFLTLQTSWCAWCRRLETETFADPRVVELLSEEIVPVRVDAERYPHVRDRYIGAGWPTNALLTPSGGVLWSGPFVEADALLTAARATLSAWRQSGPQLEAELERRRAAIDSARGRRAAGGMPRREAADDILTYLQDDFDDRNGGFGGEPKYPPVAAVEFLYLQASRLGAPAFGDMADRTLDGMLAGAMRAPETGAFHRYALAEDWTRPSSEHLLGVNAELARCYALGASYRGRADWAEAAESAVGWVEDALARGDGLYGGSVAAPPLPGLAPAAPEGARGRPRDATAFADANAAWARCLADAGVALGRSDWIERAAATVERVAQEFGVEEGLPSHFLSEDGQSGVGERLLVDAAEVLAALTAVASAAGSGALLRRAAEFARVLGAGLWSDEGGFLEFTGDTRGPLGPPDRPFHENATAARTLLALHALDGARGWRTQAEVILAFLSPVAARYGIDGAAFALATDEFFEPAPLVVLREEADAGEQPGAAARGVPGVRIWRLTEDVELRQRAFAADGPPEAWVWGGGSWAGPFSAGDDLRRRLVAER, encoded by the coding sequence GTGACGAGCGACGGGATCGAGTCACCGCGCGAAACAGCCGTCGCGCCCCTGGCCGTGGTCCCGTGGCGAGGGTGGGGCGAAGCGGCGTTCGCCGAAGCGGCGCGCGATTCTCGTCCGATCTTCCTGACCCTGCAGACGTCCTGGTGCGCCTGGTGCAGGCGACTCGAGACGGAGACCTTCGCCGATCCGCGGGTGGTCGAGTTGCTGTCCGAAGAGATCGTCCCCGTCAGGGTGGACGCCGAGCGGTATCCGCACGTGCGCGACCGTTACATAGGGGCCGGCTGGCCCACCAACGCGCTGCTGACGCCCTCGGGCGGGGTGCTCTGGAGCGGCCCTTTCGTGGAGGCGGACGCGCTCCTGACGGCGGCGCGCGCCACGCTTTCTGCCTGGCGGCAGAGCGGCCCGCAGTTGGAGGCCGAGTTGGAACGCAGACGCGCGGCCATCGACTCGGCGCGCGGTCGGCGAGCGGCGGGGGGCATGCCGAGGCGCGAAGCCGCCGACGACATCCTGACCTACCTGCAGGATGATTTCGATGACCGCAACGGAGGGTTCGGAGGCGAGCCCAAGTACCCTCCCGTGGCGGCCGTCGAGTTCCTCTATCTGCAGGCCTCCAGACTCGGCGCGCCCGCTTTCGGGGACATGGCGGACCGCACCCTGGACGGCATGCTCGCGGGGGCCATGCGGGCGCCGGAGACGGGGGCCTTTCACCGCTACGCGCTGGCCGAAGACTGGACGCGACCCAGCTCGGAGCACCTGCTCGGGGTCAACGCGGAGCTCGCCCGCTGCTACGCGCTCGGCGCCTCGTACAGGGGCAGAGCGGACTGGGCGGAGGCCGCGGAAAGCGCCGTCGGTTGGGTCGAGGATGCGCTCGCGCGTGGCGACGGCCTGTACGGCGGCAGCGTGGCCGCACCGCCGCTGCCCGGCCTCGCCCCGGCCGCGCCGGAGGGAGCTCGAGGCCGGCCCCGTGACGCGACCGCCTTCGCCGACGCCAACGCCGCCTGGGCCAGGTGCCTCGCGGACGCCGGCGTCGCGCTCGGGCGCTCGGACTGGATCGAGCGGGCCGCGGCCACGGTGGAGCGCGTCGCGCAGGAGTTCGGCGTCGAAGAGGGGTTGCCGTCGCATTTCCTGAGCGAAGACGGCCAATCGGGAGTCGGTGAGCGGCTGCTCGTGGACGCCGCCGAGGTGCTGGCGGCGTTGACGGCGGTGGCGAGCGCCGCGGGCAGCGGCGCGTTGCTCCGACGAGCGGCGGAATTCGCGCGCGTTTTAGGCGCCGGCCTGTGGAGCGACGAGGGTGGGTTCCTGGAATTCACCGGGGACACGCGCGGCCCGCTCGGTCCCCCCGACCGTCCTTTCCACGAGAACGCCACCGCCGCGCGGACGCTCCTGGCGTTGCACGCGCTGGACGGAGCGCGCGGCTGGCGCACCCAGGCCGAGGTGATCCTGGCCTTTCTCTCTCCCGTCGCCGCGCGTTACGGCATCGACGGGGCCGCGTTCGCGCTCGCCACCGACGAGTTCTTCGAGCCGGCGCCGCTCGTGGTGCTTCGGGAGGAAGCCGATGCGGGCGAGCAACCGGGCGCGGCCGCGCGCGGCGTGCCGGGCGTTCGCATCTGGCGGCTGACCGAGGACGTGGAGCTGCGGCAGCGGGCGTTCGCGGCGGACGGCCCCCCGGAAGCGTGGGTGTGGGGCGGCGGCTCCTGGGCCGGACCCTTTTCGGCCGGAGACGATCTGAGGCGACGGCTGGTCGCGGAAAGATGA
- a CDS encoding alkaline phosphatase family protein: MRRRALLVFLDGVGVGPADASVNATLVADLPTLDGLLPERPSRSAPRQTGAAGHAAAVALDAVLDTPGLPQSGTGQAALLTGVNAARRFGRHFGPWTPVSLRPLVAEESLLAVAARAGRLVAFANAYPEEIISAVGTRRPPMPLRAGPVIAALGAGLLTRSTPALERGDAIASDITNGGWREHLGRADVPDIGAAAAGRNLARIALDHDLTLFAHYSTDKAGHAGELSAAGRSLERVDAFLGGLLAALDGSVLVVVASDHGNIEDARAGHTRNPALGLVVGDGAGAFAEGLGAITDVAPALLRAVGVEPSAPAEDPAAAS, translated from the coding sequence ATGCGTAGACGCGCGCTTCTGGTCTTTCTGGATGGCGTTGGGGTGGGGCCGGCGGATGCTTCGGTGAACGCCACGCTGGTCGCCGATCTGCCCACCCTGGACGGCCTCCTGCCGGAGCGGCCGAGCCGCTCCGCGCCGCGCCAGACCGGGGCCGCGGGGCACGCCGCCGCGGTGGCGCTGGATGCGGTCCTGGACACGCCCGGGCTGCCGCAGAGCGGTACCGGCCAGGCGGCCCTCCTGACCGGGGTCAACGCCGCCCGCCGCTTCGGCCGCCACTTCGGTCCGTGGACGCCTGTGTCGCTGCGACCGCTGGTCGCCGAGGAGAGCCTGCTCGCGGTCGCCGCGCGCGCGGGTCGCTTGGTCGCCTTCGCCAACGCCTACCCGGAGGAGATCATCTCCGCGGTGGGGACGCGCCGCCCGCCCATGCCGCTGCGCGCGGGGCCGGTCATCGCCGCCCTGGGTGCCGGCTTGCTCACGCGGTCGACTCCGGCGCTGGAGCGCGGCGACGCTATCGCGAGCGACATTACCAACGGGGGCTGGCGCGAGCACCTCGGCCGGGCGGACGTCCCGGACATCGGCGCCGCGGCCGCTGGGCGCAACCTCGCACGCATCGCGCTCGACCACGACCTGACGCTGTTCGCCCACTACTCAACCGACAAGGCCGGACACGCGGGCGAACTATCGGCAGCGGGGCGTAGCCTGGAGCGCGTGGATGCCTTCCTGGGCGGGCTCCTCGCCGCGCTCGACGGGTCCGTCCTGGTGGTGGTCGCGAGCGACCACGGCAACATCGAGGACGCCCGCGCGGGGCACACGCGCAACCCGGCGCTGGGACTGGTCGTGGGAGACGGTGCGGGGGCCTTCGCCGAGGGCCTGGGGGCGATAACGGACGTGGCGCCCGCGCTGCTGCGCGCCGTGGGGGTGGAGCCGTCCGCGCCCGCCGAGGACCCGGCGGCGGCGTCGTAG
- a CDS encoding DUF167 domain-containing protein produces the protein MTTSAIPVRVGPDRIRFRVRAVPRASRTEAAGVHGDALRVRLAAPPVDGEANAALTRFLARALGVSRSAVTVAKGASGRSKLVEVLGDVDALRAALARLTADA, from the coding sequence ATGACGACATCGGCGATCCCCGTCCGGGTGGGCCCGGACCGCATCCGCTTTCGCGTGCGCGCTGTGCCGCGGGCTTCCCGCACCGAGGCCGCGGGCGTCCACGGCGACGCCCTGCGCGTGCGGCTGGCGGCGCCACCGGTGGACGGCGAGGCGAACGCCGCGCTCACGCGCTTCCTGGCCCGCGCGCTCGGCGTCTCCAGGTCGGCGGTCACCGTCGCCAAGGGCGCGTCGGGCCGCTCCAAGCTGGTGGAGGTGCTCGGTGACGTCGACGCGCTCCGCGCGGCCTTGGCGCGCCTGACGGCCGATGCGTAG
- a CDS encoding ABC transporter ATP-binding protein has translation MATSAGPTVRFVEARKRFGPRGALAGVTLDAGPGVTAVVGPNGAGKTTLLSLALGFLRPSGGKLDIDGATPARWVRKWGAGYLPERVDLPGRWRVGPTLRDLARLSGADAPAEMAREAETRFGLGELRDRRTDRLSRGELQRLGLAQAALGRPRLLALDEPGQGLDPVGRRALNDWVVERSAAGATVLLSTHDAALAARLADRIIVLEKGAVRDVIAPAAVDRTPSSYSIELAEAHPLLGSWTGSDRPSALATISVEGPRDLARRLGELLEGGALISRVEPNGSPLEARLRQALEAAR, from the coding sequence ATGGCGACGAGCGCGGGTCCCACGGTGCGGTTCGTCGAGGCGCGCAAGCGCTTCGGACCGCGGGGCGCCCTGGCGGGGGTGACGCTGGACGCGGGTCCCGGCGTCACGGCGGTCGTCGGCCCCAACGGCGCGGGCAAGACCACCCTGCTCTCGCTCGCCCTGGGGTTCCTGCGGCCGAGCGGCGGGAAGCTCGACATCGACGGCGCGACGCCCGCTCGCTGGGTGCGAAAGTGGGGCGCCGGCTACCTGCCCGAACGCGTGGACTTGCCCGGGAGGTGGCGGGTCGGGCCGACGCTCCGCGACCTGGCTCGGCTGTCCGGAGCGGACGCGCCGGCCGAGATGGCGCGCGAGGCCGAGACTCGCTTCGGCCTCGGGGAGCTACGCGACAGGCGCACGGACCGACTTTCGCGCGGCGAGCTGCAGCGCCTGGGCCTGGCGCAGGCGGCGCTGGGCCGGCCGCGGCTGCTGGCGCTGGACGAGCCCGGCCAGGGTCTCGATCCGGTCGGCCGTCGGGCGCTCAACGACTGGGTCGTGGAGCGGAGCGCGGCCGGGGCCACGGTGCTCCTCTCGACCCACGACGCCGCCCTCGCCGCGCGCCTCGCGGACCGGATCATCGTGCTGGAGAAGGGCGCCGTGCGCGACGTCATCGCTCCCGCGGCGGTCGACCGCACGCCCAGCTCCTACAGCATCGAGCTGGCCGAGGCCCACCCCCTGCTGGGGAGTTGGACCGGGTCCGACCGGCCCAGCGCGCTGGCGACGATTTCGGTGGAGGGGCCCCGGGACCTTGCCCGCCGCCTGGGCGAGCTCCTGGAGGGCGGCGCCCTGATCTCCCGCGTGGAGCCCAATGGGTCTCCGCTCGAGGCGCGGCTGCGCCAGGCACTCGAGGCGGCGCGATGA